From Deltaproteobacteria bacterium GWC2_65_14, a single genomic window includes:
- a CDS encoding hydroxymethylbilane synthase, producing MGRAKRVIRLGSRGSQLALWQAEHIRSEIERETGRPVEITKIKTTGDMILDVPLSRVGGKGLFVKEIEEALLSGRIDLAVHSMKDVPTDLPDRLGIVAITRREDPRDAFLSVKYRRLEELPQGGRVGTSSLRRQTQLLGLRPDLRIESLRGNLDTRIRKMEEGLFDAVILAAAGIRRLGWEAKITQYLPPELSLPAIGQGALGIEIRTDDLETREAVSFLNHRDTAYAVRAERGFLKRLEGGCQVPIASFGRTDGEAIVLEGLVGRPDGSQILRAGARGTVADPEGLGVSLAEELLRRGAKEILDEVYRKAGPERG from the coding sequence TTGGGCAGAGCGAAACGGGTGATCCGCCTCGGGAGCCGGGGAAGCCAGTTGGCCCTGTGGCAGGCGGAGCATATCCGCTCGGAGATCGAGCGGGAGACCGGCCGGCCGGTCGAGATCACGAAGATCAAGACGACGGGAGACATGATCCTCGACGTTCCCCTGTCCCGCGTCGGCGGGAAGGGGCTGTTCGTGAAGGAGATCGAGGAGGCGCTGCTGTCCGGCCGGATCGACCTGGCGGTCCACTCCATGAAGGATGTCCCCACCGACCTTCCGGACCGGCTCGGGATCGTCGCGATCACCCGCCGGGAGGATCCCCGGGACGCCTTCCTCTCCGTGAAATACCGCCGGCTCGAGGAGCTCCCGCAGGGGGGCCGCGTCGGCACCAGCTCCCTGCGCCGCCAGACCCAGTTGCTGGGGCTGCGTCCGGACCTGCGGATCGAGAGCCTCCGGGGGAACCTGGACACCCGGATTCGGAAGATGGAGGAGGGGCTCTTCGACGCCGTCATCCTGGCGGCGGCGGGGATCCGGCGGCTCGGCTGGGAGGCGAAGATCACCCAGTACCTCCCCCCGGAGCTCTCCCTTCCCGCCATCGGACAGGGGGCGCTGGGGATCGAGATCCGGACCGACGACCTGGAGACGCGCGAGGCGGTCTCCTTCCTGAACCACCGGGACACCGCCTACGCCGTCCGCGCGGAACGGGGGTTCCTGAAGCGGCTCGAGGGAGGGTGCCAGGTGCCGATCGCCTCCTTCGGGCGGACGGACGGGGAGGCGATCGTCCTGGAGGGGCTGGTGGGGCGGCCCGACGGATCGCAGATCCTCCGCGCCGGCGCCCGGGGGACGGTCGCGGACCCGGAGGGGCTCGGGGTGTCGCTGGCCGAGGAGCTGCTCCGCCGTGGCGCGAAGGAAATTCTGGACGAGGTCTACCGGAAGGCCGGCCCGGAGCGGGGATGA